Proteins from one Armatimonadota bacterium genomic window:
- a CDS encoding DUF89 family protein: MKARVACLACLLRQALNTARECTDDPHVQKEIMDETMRRYLAISDPLALTPGELSQNAFEAAREVTGIYDPYLGAKRSANEAALALYPALRARLEQSDDPLLDALLLATAGNIIDLGIAQEYDMMEDIVRQVERGFDREELAPFRKSLSRARSILYLADNAGEIVFDRILIEELGPKRVTLMVKSGPIVNDALMADAVQTGLADLVRVVETGSNYFGFPWGEVSEEARDELRQADLVISKGHANFETVSELGSECDDKVWYLLKVKCPDVAEAVGGKLMDVVLLSHRTVRELAQTEAMDFANESGEGE; encoded by the coding sequence ATGAAAGCAAGAGTGGCTTGCCTGGCGTGCCTTCTGCGCCAGGCTCTCAACACAGCCCGCGAGTGTACCGACGACCCCCACGTACAGAAAGAGATCATGGATGAGACCATGCGCCGGTACCTGGCGATCTCCGATCCCCTGGCGCTCACGCCGGGGGAGTTGTCGCAGAATGCTTTTGAGGCCGCACGCGAAGTCACCGGCATCTACGACCCATATCTGGGAGCGAAACGTTCCGCGAATGAGGCCGCGCTGGCGCTTTACCCGGCCCTTCGGGCGCGGCTCGAGCAGTCGGACGATCCTCTCCTGGATGCCCTCCTGCTGGCCACTGCCGGCAATATCATCGACCTGGGGATCGCCCAGGAGTATGACATGATGGAGGACATCGTCAGGCAGGTCGAGCGTGGGTTCGACCGGGAAGAGCTTGCCCCATTCCGGAAATCACTATCGCGGGCGCGGTCGATCCTGTACCTCGCTGACAATGCCGGTGAGATCGTCTTCGACCGCATCTTGATCGAGGAACTTGGGCCCAAGCGGGTGACGCTCATGGTCAAGTCCGGGCCCATCGTGAACGATGCGCTCATGGCGGATGCGGTGCAGACGGGTCTGGCTGATCTGGTGCGGGTGGTCGAAACAGGCAGCAATTACTTCGGGTTCCCGTGGGGCGAGGTCAGTGAAGAGGCACGCGATGAGCTCCGGCAGGCGGACTTGGTTATCTCCAAGGGCCATGCCAATTTCGAGACCGTGAGCGAACTGGGGTCCGAGTGTGACGACAAGGTTTGGTACCTTCTGAAGGTGAAGTGCCCGGATGTGGCCGAGGCCGTGGGTGGCAAACTCATGGACGTGGTGCTTCTCTCCCACAGGACGGTGCGGGAGCTGGCGCAGACCGAGGCCATGGACTTTGCGAATGAGAGTGGCGAGGGGGAGTAG
- a CDS encoding PEP-CTERM sorting domain-containing protein has protein sequence MRHRLLPLVAVAVLAVAVTPAFADFSPVYTDWTSWTPATGSGTLSFPQFDDLGGALTLQNVYWEFGTFVNGKADFHNNSEESSATCFYIFYDTTDVYDGLGNSLGQYLPQYNSGNFAVAPLASVTKSGTSTTEGDSGVWNSAAHLAYFTGAGNVVGFDFDAVLYEIFGKPDYVSVQDYDNTTYVAGTIQYEYRRTGDIPEPGTLALVGLGLIGLVGVVRRRKVSE, from the coding sequence ATGCGACATCGCCTTCTGCCGTTAGTTGCAGTCGCGGTTCTCGCCGTTGCGGTGACGCCGGCATTCGCCGACTTCTCGCCTGTCTACACGGACTGGACGTCCTGGACTCCCGCCACAGGCTCGGGTACCCTCTCGTTTCCGCAGTTTGACGATCTGGGTGGGGCCCTGACCCTGCAGAATGTGTACTGGGAGTTCGGCACCTTCGTGAACGGCAAAGCCGATTTCCACAACAACTCGGAAGAGAGCAGCGCGACCTGCTTCTATATCTTCTACGACACAACTGATGTCTACGACGGCCTGGGCAATTCTCTGGGCCAGTACCTGCCCCAGTACAACTCCGGCAACTTCGCGGTCGCCCCGCTGGCGAGCGTGACCAAGTCGGGTACCAGCACCACTGAGGGCGACAGCGGTGTCTGGAACAGTGCTGCTCACCTGGCCTATTTCACGGGTGCCGGGAACGTGGTGGGGTTCGACTTCGATGCCGTGCTCTACGAGATTTTCGGCAAGCCTGACTACGTATCGGTTCAGGACTACGACAACACCACCTATGTTGCAGGCACGATCCAGTATGAGTACCGCAGGACCGGGGACATCCCCGAGCCGGGTACGCTGGCGCTGGTCGGTCTGGGGCTTATCGGTCTGGTTGGTGTTGTTCGGCGTCGCAAGGTCAGCGAATAA
- a CDS encoding exo-alpha-sialidase yields the protein MEPTATPAGGITAVTRTGPTLVQPGEPGEGQACRYGLGFVFQIAPNTAAVSCNVRTVGQGHWDFENGTDIIVFDNLASISQQTPLVCARNEENVDAGTGKRRVTVNYPITVGFVPLGAKLPDGSVHPDAGTGFGLSEALRFDLNDQGFFTWDQPSTRLWHVYQFAYDGESFRVTDVQRKPSDAPLKTADGLWAIVAPGISCAIPDGNDLLFAVVAEDGTRQVAGVSRWRRDGSNWRPLVFYGISSGSEPSLIRDIDGSLLYSVRGAGAEGRAVMVWRSRDGGENWHEVLHKQDLRADAPVVLNQAADGTPYIAANDPASFRATACLWPLNADRKDVGAPVIARDCVADFGPAPEGTTWFADHPVGCTVRLADGAWHAVLAYRVMAFSTVGVGGETLTPRTGCYIEEVSSTGPVQPPWVF from the coding sequence ATGGAACCAACAGCCACGCCCGCCGGCGGGATCACGGCCGTGACGCGGACCGGCCCGACGCTGGTACAACCAGGCGAGCCCGGAGAGGGTCAGGCCTGCCGTTACGGGCTCGGGTTCGTATTCCAGATTGCCCCGAACACCGCGGCGGTCTCATGCAACGTCCGGACGGTCGGTCAGGGGCACTGGGACTTCGAGAACGGCACGGACATCATTGTGTTCGACAACCTTGCGTCCATCAGCCAGCAGACGCCGCTCGTCTGCGCACGCAACGAGGAAAACGTGGACGCGGGCACCGGTAAGCGGCGGGTGACCGTGAACTACCCGATCACCGTCGGCTTCGTGCCGCTCGGCGCGAAACTCCCCGACGGTTCTGTGCACCCTGACGCGGGCACGGGCTTCGGGCTGTCTGAGGCGCTGCGCTTCGATCTCAATGACCAGGGCTTCTTCACCTGGGACCAGCCCTCGACGCGCCTTTGGCACGTCTACCAGTTCGCCTACGATGGCGAGAGTTTCCGCGTTACAGACGTGCAGCGGAAGCCGTCCGATGCTCCCCTGAAGACCGCAGACGGCCTGTGGGCCATCGTGGCCCCGGGGATCTCGTGCGCCATCCCCGATGGCAATGACCTCCTGTTTGCGGTGGTAGCCGAGGACGGCACACGGCAAGTCGCCGGCGTCAGCCGCTGGCGTCGCGACGGCTCCAACTGGCGTCCACTGGTCTTCTACGGCATTTCAAGCGGATCGGAGCCGAGCCTGATCCGCGATATCGACGGGTCTCTTCTGTACTCGGTCCGAGGGGCAGGGGCTGAAGGACGGGCGGTGATGGTATGGCGGTCTCGCGACGGCGGCGAGAACTGGCACGAGGTCCTTCACAAGCAGGACCTCCGCGCGGATGCGCCGGTTGTGCTCAACCAGGCGGCCGACGGCACGCCGTACATTGCCGCCAATGATCCGGCGAGCTTCCGGGCTACGGCCTGCTTGTGGCCACTGAACGCCGACCGCAAGGATGTCGGAGCGCCCGTGATTGCCCGCGACTGCGTGGCGGACTTCGGCCCTGCCCCGGAGGGTACTACCTGGTTCGCAGACCACCCCGTCGGCTGCACCGTGAGGCTTGCCGACGGCGCCTGGCATGCTGTGCTGGCCTACCGGGTGATGGCCTTCAGCACCGTAGGTGTGGGAGGCGAGACGCTGACGCCTCGCACAGGCTGCTACATCGAAGAGGTCTCGTCCACCGGCCCTGTGCAGCCGCCCTGGGTGTTCTGA
- a CDS encoding tyrosine-type recombinase/integrase — translation MRSFWRFLEETECTTDNPTRRLSLPKRRKSVPAYLIPEECQALLDATRDQHYALLAVRDRAVLTVLIFCGLRRQELLNLRLGDVSLEDATLRVVRGKGGKTRVVPLVPQVSDAVQEWLDARPDAGHNWLFTGRDGRRLRAHGLNDLFHRAAKVAGLDRRGVSLHTLRHSFATMLLHSQVDLFSLQKLLGHSSIESTAVYLHVDMTRLRAAVASHPMA, via the coding sequence TTGCGGTCCTTCTGGCGGTTTCTCGAGGAGACCGAGTGCACCACTGACAATCCCACGCGGCGGCTGTCCTTACCGAAGCGCCGGAAGTCGGTGCCTGCGTATCTGATCCCGGAGGAATGTCAGGCCCTGCTCGATGCCACGAGAGACCAGCACTACGCGCTGCTTGCGGTGCGGGACAGGGCGGTGCTGACTGTGCTGATCTTCTGCGGCCTGCGCAGGCAGGAGTTGCTGAACCTGCGGCTGGGGGACGTCAGCCTGGAGGATGCCACGCTGCGTGTGGTGCGAGGGAAGGGCGGCAAGACGCGGGTCGTGCCCCTGGTGCCGCAGGTCTCGGATGCGGTGCAGGAGTGGCTGGACGCCCGGCCGGATGCCGGCCATAACTGGCTCTTCACGGGGCGCGACGGGCGCCGATTGCGCGCCCACGGGCTGAATGACCTGTTCCATCGCGCCGCGAAGGTCGCCGGTCTGGATCGGCGCGGCGTCAGCCTGCACACGCTCCGGCACTCCTTCGCCACGATGCTCCTGCACAGCCAGGTGGACCTGTTCTCATTGCAGAAGCTGCTGGGACATTCGTCGATCGAGTCGACCGCGGTCTACCTGCACGTGGACATGACCCGGCTGCGTGCGGCAGTCGCGAGCCACCCGATGGCGTGA
- a CDS encoding site-specific integrase, translating into MQIERLAEEFCLYLEAEKASSPLTITSYRSDLKDFAQFLSQQSIELEVSAVTPQLLR; encoded by the coding sequence ATGCAGATCGAACGCCTCGCCGAAGAGTTCTGCCTCTATCTCGAAGCCGAGAAAGCCTCCAGCCCCCTGACCATCACCTCGTACCGTTCGGATCTCAAGGACTTCGCGCAGTTCCTGTCCCAGCAGAGCATTGAGCTTGAAGTCAGCGCGGTGACGCCGCAGTTACTGCGGTAG